Proteins encoded in a region of the Streptomyces sp. NBC_00258 genome:
- a CDS encoding phosphatase PAP2 family protein, with protein MGESTVTTLEGQEQAAHQPVADEANSRAGQGFLRRLRTPRRPRLWFEILLIAVSYWTYSLIRNAVPEQRTKALENADWIWKVEHHLGIAVEESVNHGVNSVTWLIVGMNYYYATLHFVVTLGVLVWLYRSHPGRYAATRMVLFATTGVALVGYYLYPLAPPRLMNGSDFIDTVVVHQTWGSMASGDLKNMSNQYAAMPSMHIGWSLWCGLTIFALASVPWVRVLGLLYPTATLVVIVATANHFWLDAVGGMICLAFGYTVARLWYGSLPYALPQLVPAKPPRRSLLRTKA; from the coding sequence ATGGGTGAGAGCACCGTGACGACACTGGAAGGCCAGGAGCAGGCCGCACACCAGCCCGTCGCGGACGAGGCGAACAGCCGCGCGGGGCAGGGTTTCCTGCGCCGCTTGCGCACGCCTCGCCGCCCCCGGCTCTGGTTCGAGATCCTGCTGATCGCGGTGAGTTACTGGACGTACTCACTGATCCGCAACGCGGTCCCCGAGCAGCGGACGAAGGCGCTGGAGAACGCCGACTGGATCTGGAAGGTCGAGCACCACCTCGGCATCGCCGTGGAGGAGTCCGTCAACCACGGCGTGAACTCGGTGACTTGGCTGATCGTCGGCATGAACTACTACTACGCGACGCTGCACTTCGTGGTGACGCTGGGCGTCCTGGTGTGGCTCTACCGCAGCCACCCGGGCCGTTACGCGGCAACGCGCATGGTCCTCTTCGCCACAACGGGTGTGGCTCTGGTCGGTTACTACCTGTATCCACTGGCCCCGCCCCGCCTGATGAACGGCAGCGACTTCATCGACACGGTCGTGGTCCACCAGACCTGGGGCTCCATGGCCTCCGGCGACCTGAAGAACATGTCGAACCAGTACGCCGCGATGCCGTCCATGCACATCGGCTGGTCCCTCTGGTGCGGCCTCACGATCTTCGCCCTGGCGTCGGTGCCGTGGGTCCGTGTCCTCGGCCTGCTCTACCCCACGGCGACCCTGGTGGTCATCGTCGCCACGGCCAACCACTTCTGGCTGGACGCGGTGGGCGGCATGATCTGCCTGGCCTTCGGCTACACGGTGGCAAGGCTCTGGTACGGATCACTGCCGTACGCCCTGCCGCAACTGGTCCCGGCGAAGCCGCCGAGGCGATCGTTGCTGCGGACGAAGGCGTAG